The Pseudomonas entomophila genome segment CGGTCGCAACAGGTCCCACAGAGGTGGCGTGAAGCTGTTTCGCAAAGTTTTTGATTTTTTTGAAAAAAACGCTTTACAGGTGTGCATTCGCTCACTAATATGCGCCCCACACGACAGGCACATAGCTCAGTTGGTTAGAGCACCACCTTGACATGGTGGGGGTCGTTGGTTCGAGTCCAATTGTGCCTACCAAATCAGAAGAGGGCGATCCGAAAGGATCGCCCTTTTTGCTTTCTGCGTTGTTGTTGCTGCGGACACACGCTGCAACCTTCCACCTTCGCCACCTCTCCCCGGCAACCCCCTCCCGCCATGCTAGAATCCGCCCCTTCGAATCTGGAGGTACAGGCGTGCGCAAACTGGCGGTGGTAATGGCGGTGTTGGCCCTGGCGGGCTGTAACAACGAGGTCGAGGGCGTGCACAAGCAGGTGGCCGAACACCTGCACAACCCCAAGACGGCCAAGTTCGCCAACGTGCGTTTCGACACGCAAGGCTCGATCTGCGGCCAGGTGCGTGGCAAGGACGATGCGGGGCAGTACGAACCCTACCGCAGCTACGTGGCGATCAAGCATGACGGCCAGTACGAGATCCTCATCGACGAGACCGGCAACAACCTGCGCATCCGCGAGGTTTGCGGTGGCGCCGACCTGCAGCGTCGCGCCGAGGCGCTGGCCGAGCAGCCGGCACCGGAAGGTTGGGATGTCGAGGTGATCCAGGGCCCGAACATGGGCGCCCTGACCGACATGACCGCGCGCCTGATCGAGAAGGGCATACCGTCCTGGGTCGAGTACCGCGACGGCAAGCCGGTGGTGCTGATGGGCCCGTTCCCGGCCAAGGCCGAGGCCGACGCGCGCAAGGCTGAGGTCATGGCCAAGCTCGGTACCGACTCGATCGTCATCCAGCACGGCGCCAAGCGCTGACCTTTATTGTGCTCAGCCAAGCATCGGGCGCAGGAAACTGCGCTCGTAGCTGAGGATGAAGCGCTGCTCCTCGGCCAGGGCGAAGGCGGCGATGCACTCAGGGTCGGTTTGCGACGCCTTGCGGTACTGTTCGTAGGTTGCAAGGCTTTCGAAGCTGAACAGTGCGTAGGCAATGTTGTTGGCGCCTTCGCTGGGCAGGAAGTAGCCGTGGTGCACACCGCCCATGCGGTTGACCAGGTCGATCCATAGCTTGCCGTAGGCTTCGAAGGCCGGGAGCTGGTACGGGTCGATGACGTACTTGAGGTGGCAGGTGATCATGGCGGGCATTCCTTTGAGTGGGCCGGGTGGCCCACCTTACAGGCAACGCCCCGCCGGGGCGAGGGCGCGAACACTTCTAGCGCGAGGTCTCCACGCGCAGTACCTCCGTGTAGATGGCGTCGACGGTCTGGCCGACTTTGAGGTTTTTCATGCGGGCCTGGAGCTCGGGTTTCTCGACCTTGACCACCTGCACCTTGCCCTCGGGCGGTAGCAGGGTTACCTCGTGAGTCTTCAGGTCGATCTTTTCGATTTTCGAGGTGACCCGCACCTGGCGGAACGCCTCGCCACCGGGGTGGGGGTTATCCTTGGTGGCGCGGAGGGTGCCGGACTCCTCACTGGCCTTCGGCGCGCCCCCCACCTCGGTGTCCAGCACATAGGCGATGGCCCGGGTCACATAAATGTCGACCTGGTCGCCGACCTTGAGGTTGGGCAGGGCCTTGGCCTTTTCGGTGAGCTGGAAGGTCACGTCCTTCTCATGGGGGCCCTTGACCGTTACCTGACGGTTGGCCAGGTCGATGGCGGTCACCTGGGTAGTGATGTGGCTTTCCAGGGCTTCGCTGGCGATGGGCAGTTCGGCGGCATGGGCGGTGAAACTGGCGGCGGACACCAGTGAAGCGAGCGCGATGGCACGAGCGAGGGAGCGGGTGGGTTTCATGGGCCTGTCTTCCTTGTGGTCGATACCGGTGGGTTTTTGCGAGGTGAAGCATAGCCACTGGCAGGCAGAACGGGAGCAACGGCCCAAATTCTGCTGTAGGAGCCAGCCTTGCTGGCGAACAGAGGCCGCACAGATTTCAGAACGGAGTGGGCTTCTTCGCCAGCAAGGCTGGCCCCTACAGGTGCATGTCTTCAAGCTCGCCCTTTGCCTGGGACACGTCGACCGCACCTGGCAAGCTGACGGCGTTCTTCGCCGCAAGCACTTCGGCCATCACGCTGACCGCGATCTCCGCCGGGGTCTTGCTGCCGATATAGATGCCAATGGGGCCGTGCAGGCGTTCGAGCGAGGCTTCGCTTTCCCCGAAATGCTCGATCAGCCGCTCGCGGCGCAGCTGGCTGTTGCGCCGCGAGCCGATGGCACCAATGTAGAAGGCCGGGCTGTGCAAGGCTTCGAGCAGGGCCAGGTCGTCAAGCTTGGGGTCGTGGCTGACGGCGATGATGCAGGTGCGCAGGTCGGACCTGAACTCACGTACCACGTCGTCCGGCATGCCCTTGAGGTGCTCCACGCCCGCGACCGACCAG includes the following:
- a CDS encoding SPOR domain-containing protein, whose translation is MRKLAVVMAVLALAGCNNEVEGVHKQVAEHLHNPKTAKFANVRFDTQGSICGQVRGKDDAGQYEPYRSYVAIKHDGQYEILIDETGNNLRIREVCGGADLQRRAEALAEQPAPEGWDVEVIQGPNMGALTDMTARLIEKGIPSWVEYRDGKPVVLMGPFPAKAEADARKAEVMAKLGTDSIVIQHGAKR
- a CDS encoding NIPSNAP family protein, with protein sequence MITCHLKYVIDPYQLPAFEAYGKLWIDLVNRMGGVHHGYFLPSEGANNIAYALFSFESLATYEQYRKASQTDPECIAAFALAEEQRFILSYERSFLRPMLG